Below is a genomic region from Citrobacter tructae.
CGATGCGAACTTCCTGCGGTTTAAGTTCCTGGTGCGGCAGCTCAATATACTGGGTCGTCACTTTCCCAATATCAGAAAAGAGAACTTGGGTAATTTTTTCCATGGTTCTGCTCCAGATTCACTAAGAATGGGTGATTAACGCTGAGAAATACCTTCATCCACAATTTCAGCAAGACGTTGTAAACGTGGGACAGACACATCACGCAGCATCGTTTGCGGATCCTGTGCACCCACGACCGACGCCCACACAGCACGCCCAGCCAGGAACCCGGAAGCACCACCCTTCATGGCGATGCGCACTGCACGACCAAAGATATCGGCATCAACCCCAGAGGAAAGAATGACCCATGGCATTTTCATATGTTCATGAAGCTTTTGACATGCAGTAAGCAGGGTCTGTTCGTCGCCCTTGCCACCTAATGGCATTTCGACTTTATAGAGATCGGCATCAGTACCGCCAAGTTCAGCCGCAGCGGCGAGAATGGCGCTTTCACGATCGAATTCCCAACCACGGCGTGGAGGGCGGACGACCGGTTCGATGATGCTCACCAACCCGGCGCTACGACAACGTTGGACAAACTCCTCGACCATAGCCAAACGAGCTTCTGCCGGTTCATCTTCACGCCACAGTACCAGCAGTTTCATTGCTTTCGCGCCCATCTCACGGGCTTTATGAGGGTCAATTGCCATGTCGATTTCAACGCTATCAACCGGAATACCATTGCCAGGGACAAAATGGTCAGCCGCCACAATCAGACCACAGGAATCGGCTATCGCACCTTGTGACACGATCTGTTCGAGACAAAATTGTTTATCAGCAAGCACCGCTGAAGCATAGGGTGACAGAATCTGGGTTGCCGCAACTTTAAAGTCAGTTAATACGCTGTCGGCAACCGGTTTTGGATGCCCGGAAGCAGCGAACATCAGGCGCATCGCCTCACGTTGATCGACAGCCAACATGGCAAATCCACCGCCTGGACGAGAAATATCTTTCAGCGTGTATGGGGTATTGTGGGAAGACATAGTAACTCCTGTGAACGTTTAAAATTTAAAGAGAATCTGGTCGGCCAGCCTGCTGACGAACCTGAGATAACAGCGCGCTCCAGTCCTGACGGCCTCTGCCATTTTCACTGGCGCTGGCGTAATAAGTTTCTGCCGCCATCCCCATATTGAGCGGGGCACCCGTCTGATTTGCGACATCAACTGCGATGCGCAGGTCTTTCAATGCCAGGTCCACCATAAATGCCGGAGATAAATCGCCCTTCAGCACTTTTCCTGGCCAGGTTGTCGTAAAGTGTCCTTTGCCTGCGGCAGTACCGCTCATGACCTTAATCGCGACATCCAGGCTTAATCCCAGGGACTCGCAAAGCACTGCGGCCTCCGCTGATAAGGCATTCAGCGCAATGCTCATGTAGTTGTTGATGAGCTTCACGCGGATCCCCATTCCAGGACCACCTGCTTCCACCAACTCATTGCCCATACACATCAGAACAGGACGCGCACGCTCAACCTGTTCAGACGTCCCCCCTGCGAGAATCAATAGTGTTCCATCGGTGGCGTTGACAGAGGTTCGACCCACTGGCGCATCCATCATGCTGATGCCTTTTTCTTGCATCTCATGAATCAACGCATCGGTCTGAAGGGGATGGATAGTGGACATATCAATCACCAGCGCATCGTGGGACACGCTTTCGCTCACACCATCTTTGCCTAGCAACACGTGCCGAACGATGTCGCCATTTGGCAGCATGGTGATAATAAATTCGGCGCCTTTAGCGGCCTCTGCTGGGGTTTGGGTGGCAATCGCACCTTTTTGTACTAACTCCGTAACGGCCTGCTGGTTTACGTCAAACACGCGTAATGTATGTCCGTGTTGCAACAGGTTGTTAGCCATTGGGCTGCCCATCTGTCCCAATCCCAAAAATGCAACGGTTGTCATGAACGGTCTCCTGCCTCAGGTTGACAAAATAATTACAATTAAAAACTCATTTTCGTCTGTTTTTGAGCATATTTGTAATTTATGACTAAAAACAAGACATGCGTCACTAATTTGATCATTTATGTCATTAAAATGAACAAAAGAAGACAAGTTCACATAGGACCTAACAAATATGACCAGAATTGCATGCGTTGGAATCACCGTTCAGGACCGAATCTATTCTCTGAACAACCTGCCTGATGGCGGGGGGAAATATCAGTCAAATCAATATATGGAGACAGGGGGTGGCCCGGCGGCAACAGCAGCAGTGGCAATTGCCCGACTCGGTATCGACGTCGATTTTATTGGCCGCGTGGGTGACGACAGCTGTGGGAACACATTACTGAACGAGCTTCGCAACTGGGGTGTGAATACACAATTCTGCCGTCAATACCCCAATGCACGTTCATCGCAGTCTGCAATTTTGGTTGATCAGTACGGGGAGCGCATCATAGTAAATTACCCGAGTCCTGACCTGGACACGGATGCACAGTGGCTGGAGTCGATTGATTTTACTCGCTATGACATGGTTCTGGCCGATGTACGCTGGCATGAAGGAACATTAAAATCCTTCAAGCTGGCGCGTGCCGCTGGTGTACTGACGCTGCTGGATGCCGATATGACTCCGCAAGACATTACGCCATTAGTGGCACTTGCCGATCATGCGGTTTTTTCTACTCCAGGACTTAAGCGAATGACCGGATTGGATGATGCAGGGCAGGCTTTAAAAATGGCCGCCAGTCACACAGATGGTAAAGTTTACGTTACGTTGGGTGGAGAGGGATCACTATGGATTGAAGAGGGAGATTTATGTCAACAGACCGCATTTTCTGTCAATGTGGTAGATACAACCGGGGCAGGGGATGTTTTCCATGGCGCCATGGCGGTTGCCCTGGCAGAGAAAATGCCGACCGAGAAAGCGATTCGCTTCGCAAGCGCAGTGGCAGCGATGAAATGCACGCAGCCAGGTGGACGAGCCGGAATTCCTAATCGTGCGCAAACCGAATCATTTTTGTCACTTTATGCGTAAAATAGCCAGTATTTACGGGGAAGAAGTCCAGGAGTATTCATGAGCATCATTGAAGTCACCGGTAATCCGCGACACGATCAACTTGTTCATTACATTACAGAACGCGGCTATATGAATATCGAAGAGCTGGCGCAATTGCTGGACGTTTCCACGCAAACGGTGCGCAGGGATATTCGTAAGCTTAGTGAGCAGGGTCTGATCACTCGCCATCATGGGGGAGCCGGACGCGTATCCAGCATCATGAATACCGCCTTCGAACAACGAGAGTTGTCACTTACCCAGGAAAAAGAAGCGATTGCGGAGGCGGTTGCCGATTATCTCCCAGAGCGTTGTACGGTTTTTATTACCATTGGTACAACGGTGGAAGCGGTCGCGCGAGCGTTGCTAAACCGTCGGGATCTACGCATCATCACAAATAGCCTTCGCGTCGCGCAAATCCTGTATAAGAATCAAGATATTGAAGTCATGGTACCCGGCGGAACATTACGTGCACATAATGGCGGTATCGTTGGGCCAGGGACGGTGAACTTTATTGAAGGGTTCCGTGCTGACTATTTGATTACCAGCATTGGTGCGATTGAAGAAGACGGTACGCTGCTGGAATTTGATGTTAACGAGGCGCTTGTCGCCAAGACCATGATCAAACATACGCGAAATACGCTATTGGTTGCCGATCACACTAAATTCTCAGCATCAGCCGCTGTGTCTATTGGTAATATGCGTAAAATACGGGCATTTTTTACCGATGCCCCACCGCCAAATTCTTTCAAGCAATTACTTGATGTAGAGAATATTGAGCTGGTCATTGCAGATCAGGAATCCTCCTGATTTTGTTGATAAAAAAGCCGCTGATTGTCAGCGGCTTTTTCGTTCTATCCGATAGAGAAGCGCATCACGCCTCTGCAGCTTGCAGCATTTTCTTTCTTTCGCTAATACGCTTAACCAGTAAAACAGAAGCGATCGCACCGCAGAAAGCGAAGCAGGCCATAATGCCAAACACAATTTTGTAGCCGAGAAGTCCTGGGTTCAAATCCAGAATGTATCCGTACATACTGAAGCAGAACATCGCCGGGGCATAGCCGATAAAGCTACCAAGCGCCATTGCCGCACCCGTTTGATTCTCTGCGATTTTGGCTTCGCCAATCGGGGCAAAGAATACGGCACGCTGGGTAAATACAATGGCACCGAAGCCCAGCGTACACACCATCCCTAAATAAACCGGCATACTTTCATGCGGTAGAACCATCAGCAGCAACAGCACCACTGTGCTGATTATAAATGTATAACATAAGTATTTACTCGGTGATTTCAGGATTTTATCCGAGATCATTCCACCAATCGGACCACCCACCATTTTCAAACAATATTGGTTAATGATCCCATAAGCCCCCACCAGCGCGACGGGCAGCATGTAAATGTTTTTCAGGAACGGGATGAAAAACGTTAATCCGCAATACACGGCGTAAACAAAAAAGACGTTGAAGGCGATTAACCAAATGGTCTTATCCTTCAGTACCGACGACATACTCGGATTTTTAGGCGCATCTTCAGCATCATGGATTTTTGCTGCGGGAATTTCTTCTTTATCGTTCAGAACAAAGAAGATGATGATCCCGACCATAATGACGATTGCAGAGTAGAACCAGATACCGGCCTTGAACCCCAACAGTCCGCTGCCAAACCAGGCAAAGACGGCCAGTGCAGAAAACGCGACGATCGTATCAACAATACCGCGACCCGTTTCAAAAAAGCCAAACAGACGCCCTTGTTGTTCACTGGTGCCAAGTCGACTAACAGACTTTAATAACACCGGCCAGTTCATCATGTCACAGGTAACACCAAACAGCGCCCAGACAAAGAGGATCCCCCAATAGCCAGGCATAGTGGTCAAATAAACCCCCAGCAACCCCGTAGCAATAAGGGAAAGAGACATGGTGTATTTACGCGGAAGTTTATCTGCAAAATAAATAGATAAGAAAAAACCCACGGTAGTCACAAATGAGTTCACCGACATCGCGTTACCAATCTGACCGTTTGTCAAATGGAAGTATTCCTGCATAGGAATATAGAACGCATCTTTCAGTGAGGGTAATTTATAAATTGTACCGCCACACAGTGTTAACAGGCTAAAAAGTGCCCATTTCTTTTTTGTGAGCATAGCATCCCCTAAATGATTAATTAAATCATTTTATTTAAAAAATAAATGTCTGCCCATTCACCTGGAATGGATTATGAATCCTAAAAAAAGACGTTAGAGATTATTAATTAGTTAGAATGTGATGCGCCTCATTTTTAATTTGCTGTAGCACGCTACGCACAAATTGTATTTGTTGGATGGCATCATTTTTTTCTTTAATCAAACGAGCTTCGAGAAGCTCTGGTTCCGGCAGCGGCGTTTCACTCATCTGGCGCCATGGGATCCACGGATTGTCACCTTCATTGTCGAAACGAAATGCCGGAGCATAGTAATCAACTTCTTCTTCCAGCCCGTAAGCCGTTACCTGCGGCTTCTCATCACCTAAGCAGATAAGCCTGGTCAGCAGATCTTTAAATGGCATATCCCCCTGACCCGAGGTACATGCTTTATGGCCCAGCCCCGCGTTCTCATTAACAATTAACGCATCTTTAATATGTACCTGGGTAATATGTGGTGACATCGTGTCTAGCGCCATTAATGGATGCTCGTTGGCATTAATCATATTAGCAAAATCAAACAGTAAAGAGAGCGATTCCATATCACTGTTCTGAATTAACGACACCAGTTCATGACTCTTTAAATCTTCATGCTGCTCTAAGGTAAAGGTCAATCCGCTATCCTGATAGCTATCGCGCAGATATTTGATATCCTGAGTAATTATTGCAATTACTTCCTGAAGATTACCTTCGTAGCGTGGATAAAATCTAACTGAAGAGGCACCAATTTTTAATGCGATAGAAACGGCCTGGTCAATGGCCTTTTTATCAGAAGAACTGGTCTCAATATGAAGATCAAGCTGTAGCTTACGCGCTTTATCGCCAAATGCAGACAGCGCATTATCGTTCATATTTTCAAGAGAATAGCGTTCGCCATCAAGAACGTGGATTTTCACACCACGCAGATTATTTTCACTGGCAATATCTAATAAATCATTTGGTAATATGCGCTCAACACGCATATTCAAATGATAAGCATAGGCATGAAGATAAAGGGGAAGGCTATCTACACGCGCCAGAATTTTATGTGCATTATCTTTAGTGACCATAAACGTACCTACAAGTTAATGAAGAGATCAACTGCTTCAAATCGCCAATACTCAATATCTATTTGTACGATGTTGCCATCGCTGTCAGCCCGATGTTTTTCAATAAGAATGGCAGGCATCCCGGTAGAACCACCAATAAACTTACTAATATCGCCGGCCATTCTGACGGGTTTAAAAGCCAGTTTTTTGATTACGGTTTCTTTTTTATATTCATTTTCCCATACGGAAGAAAATGACTGACTTTCAAGTTGCTCAATAAACCCCGGAGCAACCTTCGGGTTGATAAACGTTTCGTGGTAGAAAACTTTATGACCTTCAAGCGCTCCCCAACCCGTTATCCGATACAGTTCATCAGACGGCGTTGCTGACACCAGTGGCACAGCAACTTCCGGGTACTGAGAAACCCGACTTTTCTCGATAAATCCCCAAGAAGGTTCTCTACCCTGCTCAAGCGCTGCACGCTGAAAGCTTGCTGATAATTCCGGGCTGTAGTTAAAGCGCGCCTGCGTGACGAACCATCCTTTGCGATCTTTACGAAAGATTTTGGATTCTGACTCGAGATTTAATAGTGCCTGACGTAACGTCATGCGCTTAATCCCCAGCAACTCTCCTAACTCTCTTTCTGAGGGGAGTTTTCCACCTGGGGTGGTGATCCCATCTTTTAACCAACGATCTAACTTCTCTTTCGCATTCTCAACGGTTGACTGATTACTCGTCATTGTTTAATCCATTTGGTTTAAACCAGTTGGTTCAATCATACGCTGACGATAAAAAAGAAAGCAAACAACCGCGTTGAGCTTTAGAAAGATTTGTGACCAAGCTCTCTTAAGGCAGACATCTTGAGGGGAGAATATTTCACAAGGCAGGGAATCAGCGTAAACCCGCTTGAGACCAGGGATACAGGCAAAAAAAACCCCGCCTCGTAAGGCAGGGTCTTGTCATTAAATCGCGTTAATCAGTCTTCTTTCGGACCACGGTTCGCGCGTTTACGATCGTTTTCAGTCAGGTGACGCTTACGAATACGGATAGACGTCGGCGTGACTTCTACCAGTTCGTCGTCATCGATGAATTCCAGAGCCTGTTCCAGAGTCATTTTCTGAGCCGGAACCAGCGTGGTTGCTTCATCAGTACCAGAAGCACGCATGTTGGTCAGTTTCTTACCGGTCAGGCAGTTTACAGTCAGGTCATTAGAACGACTGTGAATACCGATGATCTGGCCTTCGTAAACTTCTGCACCGTGACCCAGGAACAGCTTACCGCGGTCCTGCAGGCTGAACAGTGCAAACGCAACTGCTTTACCCTGGCCGTTGGAGATCAGAACACCGTTCTGACGCTGACCCACTTCACCTGCACGAACGTCGTCGTAGTGGCTGAAGGTGGAGTACAGCAGACCGGTACCGGAGGTCATGGTCATGAATTCTGAACGGAAGCCGATCAGACCACGGCTTGGGATCACGTAGTCAAGACGTACACGGCCTTTACCATCTGGATTCATGTTTTTCAGGTCGCCTTTACGCTCGCCCAGTGCCTGCATGACAGAACCCTGGTGCTGCTCTTCGACGTCCAGTGTTACGTTTTCGAACGGCTCTTGTTTACGGCCATCGATTTCGCGGAAGATAACTTTCGGACGGGAAACCGCCATCTCGAAACCTTCACGACGCATGTTTTCAATCAGAACGGACAGGTGAAGTTCACCACGACCAGACACGCGGAATGCGTCTGCATCCGGAGTCTCTTCAACGCGCAGCGCAACGTTGTGTACCAGTTCTTTTTTCAGGCGGTCAAGGATCTGACGAGAAGTAACGTACTTACCTTCTTTACCACAGAACGGAGAGGTGTTGACGTTGAAGAACATGGTAACGGTCGGTTCATCAACAGACAGCGCTGGCAGCGCTTCAACATTCTGCGGGTCGCAGATGGTGTCGGAGATGTTCAGTTCGCCCAGACCGGTGATCGCGATGATGTCGCCAGCTTCTGCAACGTCACTCTCGATACGCTCAAGACCCAGATGGGTCAGAACTTTACCGACTTTACCGTTGCGAGTTTTGCCTTCGCTATCAATGATAGTGATCTGCTGGTTCGGTTTAACTTTACCGCGCTTGATGCGACCGATGCCGATAACACCAACGTAGTTGTTGTAGTCCAGCTGGGAGATCTGCATCTGCAGCGGGCCATCAAGGTCAACGTTCGGAGCCGGTACACGGTCAACGATAGTCTGATACAGCGGGGTCATATCTTCCGCCATATCTTCGTGATCCAGACCTGCGATACCGTTCAGCGCTGAAGCGTAAACGATCGGGAAGTCCAGCTGTTCGTCGGTTGCGTCGAGGTTAACGAACAGGTCGAATACCTGATCCACAACCCAGTCAGGACGCGCGCCAGGACGGTCAACTTTGTTGATAACAACAATTGGCTTCAGGCCATGAGCAAAGGCTTTTTTGGTCACGAAGCGCGTCTGCGGCATCGGACCGTCCATTGCATCAACCACCAGCAGTACGGAGTCTACCATGGACATTACACGTTCAACTTCGCCACCGAAGTCGGCGTGTCCCGGGGTATCAACGATGTTGATACGGTAGTCATTCCACTTGATAGCGGTGTTTTTAGCGAGGATGGTAATCCCACGCTCTTTCTCCAAATCGTTGGAGTCCATCACACGCTCTTGGGTTTCGGCACGAGAGTCGAACGTACCAGATTGTTGGAGCAGCTTGTCTACCAGGGTGGTTTTACCATGGTCTACGTGCGCGATGATGGCGATGTTACGCAAATTTTCGATCACAACTTTGCCTCAGGCATTTTAGAAATAGCGCGTTATTGTACACGGATTAATCGCAGTACAAAACAGGATCACAAACATCCTCCGCAAACAAGTATTGCAGAGTTTCTTTGTGATCACATTCACGGAGCGTTAAAAGGGGTAATCTCATGTCAATTGCACCAATATGGTGCTTAATGTTCACATTAAAGCACTATAATGGTGCAATACAACCTTCATGGTGCAACCCCTTTGCACGATAGTGCGCATGATAACGCCTTTTGGGGGCAATTTAAAAGTTGGCACAGATTTCGCTTTATATTTTTTACGGCGACACGGCCAATTTTTGCAGAATTGAAGACCTCGTTACCACGACGACAATGACCAATCCGGGAGAGTAAGTATGTCCGCTGAACACGTTTTGACGATGCTGAACGAACACGAAGTGAAGTTTGTTGATTTGCGCTTCACTGATACTAAAGGTAAAGAACAGCACGTCACGATTCCTGCTCATCAGGTAAATGCCGAATTCTTTGAAGAAGGCAAAATGTTTGACGGCTCCTCAATCGGTGGCTGGAAAGGCATTAACGAATCAGACATGGTTCTGATGCCGGATGCTTCTACTGCACTCATTGACCCGTTCTTTGAAGAATCTACCCTGATCATCCGTTGCGATATCCTGGAACCTGGTACGTTGCAGGGCTATGACCGCGACCCGCGCTCCATCGCTAAACGCGCTGAAGAATACCTGCGCGCCACCGGCATTGCAGACACCGTGCTGTTCGGGCCAGAGCCAGAATTCTTCCTGTTCGACGACATCCGTTTCGGTGCATCCATCTCCGGTTCTCATGTTGCTATTGACGATATCGAAGGCGCATGGAACTCCTCCACCAAATACGAAGGTGGTAACAAAGGTCACCGTCCTGGCGTGAAAGGCGGTTACTTCCCAGTTCCTCCGGTTGATTCTTCACAGGATATCCGTTCTACCATGTGTCTGGTCATGGAAGAGATGGGCCTTGTCGTTGAAGCGCATCACCACGAAGTGGCGACCGCGGGCCAGAACGAAATCGCCACCCGCTTTAACACCATGACCAAAAAAGCGGACGAAATTCAGATCTACAAATATGTCGTTCACAACGTCGCACACCGTTTCGGTAAAACTGCGACCTTTATGCCAAAACCGATGTTCGGCGATAACGGTTCCGGTATGCACTGCCACATGTCCCTGTCCAAGAACGGCGTAAACCTGTTCTCTGGCGACAAGTATGCGGGTCTGTCTGAGCAGGCGCTGTTCTACATCGGCGGCGTTATCAAACACGCTAAAGCCATCAATGCCCTGGCGAACCCGACCACCAACTCCTACAAGCGTCTGGTCCCGGGTTACGAAGCTCCGGTTATGCTGGCTTACTCTGCCCGTAACCGTTCTGCCTCTATCCGTATCCCAGTGGTCGCGTCACCGAAAGCGCGTCGTATCGAAGTGCGCTTCCCGGACCCGGCTGCTAACCCGTACCTGTGCTTTGCTGCGCTGCTGATGGCCGGTCTTGATGGTATCAAGAACAAAATCCACCCAGGTGAAGCGATGGACAAAAACCTGTACGACCTGCCGCCAGAAGAAGCAAAAGAGATCCCACAGGTTGCTGGCTCTCTGGAAGAAGCACTGAACGAACTGGATCTGGACCGCGAGTTCCTGACTGCAGGCGGCGTATTCACCAACGAAGCGATCGATGCGTACATTACGCTGCGTCGCGAAGAAGATGACCGCGTGCGCATGACGCCGCACCCAGTAGAGTTTGAGCTGTACTACAGCGTTTAACCGTATCTTAAAAATCCGGCGAATTTCACGTTGCGGCAAGGCGGCAAC
It encodes:
- a CDS encoding MFS transporter, with translation MLTKKKWALFSLLTLCGGTIYKLPSLKDAFYIPMQEYFHLTNGQIGNAMSVNSFVTTVGFFLSIYFADKLPRKYTMSLSLIATGLLGVYLTTMPGYWGILFVWALFGVTCDMMNWPVLLKSVSRLGTSEQQGRLFGFFETGRGIVDTIVAFSALAVFAWFGSGLLGFKAGIWFYSAIVIMVGIIIFFVLNDKEEIPAAKIHDAEDAPKNPSMSSVLKDKTIWLIAFNVFFVYAVYCGLTFFIPFLKNIYMLPVALVGAYGIINQYCLKMVGGPIGGMISDKILKSPSKYLCYTFIISTVVLLLLMVLPHESMPVYLGMVCTLGFGAIVFTQRAVFFAPIGEAKIAENQTGAAMALGSFIGYAPAMFCFSMYGYILDLNPGLLGYKIVFGIMACFAFCGAIASVLLVKRISERKKMLQAAEA
- a CDS encoding sugar phosphate isomerase/epimerase family protein, whose protein sequence is MVTKDNAHKILARVDSLPLYLHAYAYHLNMRVERILPNDLLDIASENNLRGVKIHVLDGERYSLENMNDNALSAFGDKARKLQLDLHIETSSSDKKAIDQAVSIALKIGASSVRFYPRYEGNLQEVIAIITQDIKYLRDSYQDSGLTFTLEQHEDLKSHELVSLIQNSDMESLSLLFDFANMINANEHPLMALDTMSPHITQVHIKDALIVNENAGLGHKACTSGQGDMPFKDLLTRLICLGDEKPQVTAYGLEEEVDYYAPAFRFDNEGDNPWIPWRQMSETPLPEPELLEARLIKEKNDAIQQIQFVRSVLQQIKNEAHHILTN
- a CDS encoding GntR family transcriptional regulator, with product MTSNQSTVENAKEKLDRWLKDGITTPGGKLPSERELGELLGIKRMTLRQALLNLESESKIFRKDRKGWFVTQARFNYSPELSASFQRAALEQGREPSWGFIEKSRVSQYPEVAVPLVSATPSDELYRITGWGALEGHKVFYHETFINPKVAPGFIEQLESQSFSSVWENEYKKETVIKKLAFKPVRMAGDISKFIGGSTGMPAILIEKHRADSDGNIVQIDIEYWRFEAVDLFINL
- a CDS encoding aldolase, which codes for MSSHNTPYTLKDISRPGGGFAMLAVDQREAMRLMFAASGHPKPVADSVLTDFKVAATQILSPYASAVLADKQFCLEQIVSQGAIADSCGLIVAADHFVPGNGIPVDSVEIDMAIDPHKAREMGAKAMKLLVLWREDEPAEARLAMVEEFVQRCRSAGLVSIIEPVVRPPRRGWEFDRESAILAAAAELGGTDADLYKVEMPLGGKGDEQTLLTACQKLHEHMKMPWVILSSGVDADIFGRAVRIAMKGGASGFLAGRAVWASVVGAQDPQTMLRDVSVPRLQRLAEIVDEGISQR
- the yihU gene encoding sulfolactaldehyde 3-reductase — translated: MTTVAFLGLGQMGSPMANNLLQHGHTLRVFDVNQQAVTELVQKGAIATQTPAEAAKGAEFIITMLPNGDIVRHVLLGKDGVSESVSHDALVIDMSTIHPLQTDALIHEMQEKGISMMDAPVGRTSVNATDGTLLILAGGTSEQVERARPVLMCMGNELVEAGGPGMGIRVKLINNYMSIALNALSAEAAVLCESLGLSLDVAIKVMSGTAAGKGHFTTTWPGKVLKGDLSPAFMVDLALKDLRIAVDVANQTGAPLNMGMAAETYYASASENGRGRQDWSALLSQVRQQAGRPDSL
- a CDS encoding DeoR/GlpR family DNA-binding transcription regulator, encoding MSIIEVTGNPRHDQLVHYITERGYMNIEELAQLLDVSTQTVRRDIRKLSEQGLITRHHGGAGRVSSIMNTAFEQRELSLTQEKEAIAEAVADYLPERCTVFITIGTTVEAVARALLNRRDLRIITNSLRVAQILYKNQDIEVMVPGGTLRAHNGGIVGPGTVNFIEGFRADYLITSIGAIEEDGTLLEFDVNEALVAKTMIKHTRNTLLVADHTKFSASAAVSIGNMRKIRAFFTDAPPPNSFKQLLDVENIELVIADQESS
- the glnA gene encoding glutamate--ammonia ligase codes for the protein MSAEHVLTMLNEHEVKFVDLRFTDTKGKEQHVTIPAHQVNAEFFEEGKMFDGSSIGGWKGINESDMVLMPDASTALIDPFFEESTLIIRCDILEPGTLQGYDRDPRSIAKRAEEYLRATGIADTVLFGPEPEFFLFDDIRFGASISGSHVAIDDIEGAWNSSTKYEGGNKGHRPGVKGGYFPVPPVDSSQDIRSTMCLVMEEMGLVVEAHHHEVATAGQNEIATRFNTMTKKADEIQIYKYVVHNVAHRFGKTATFMPKPMFGDNGSGMHCHMSLSKNGVNLFSGDKYAGLSEQALFYIGGVIKHAKAINALANPTTNSYKRLVPGYEAPVMLAYSARNRSASIRIPVVASPKARRIEVRFPDPAANPYLCFAALLMAGLDGIKNKIHPGEAMDKNLYDLPPEEAKEIPQVAGSLEEALNELDLDREFLTAGGVFTNEAIDAYITLRREEDDRVRMTPHPVEFELYYSV
- a CDS encoding sugar kinase, whose amino-acid sequence is MTRIACVGITVQDRIYSLNNLPDGGGKYQSNQYMETGGGPAATAAVAIARLGIDVDFIGRVGDDSCGNTLLNELRNWGVNTQFCRQYPNARSSQSAILVDQYGERIIVNYPSPDLDTDAQWLESIDFTRYDMVLADVRWHEGTLKSFKLARAAGVLTLLDADMTPQDITPLVALADHAVFSTPGLKRMTGLDDAGQALKMAASHTDGKVYVTLGGEGSLWIEEGDLCQQTAFSVNVVDTTGAGDVFHGAMAVALAEKMPTEKAIRFASAVAAMKCTQPGGRAGIPNRAQTESFLSLYA
- the typA gene encoding ribosome-dependent GTPase TypA, with product MIENLRNIAIIAHVDHGKTTLVDKLLQQSGTFDSRAETQERVMDSNDLEKERGITILAKNTAIKWNDYRINIVDTPGHADFGGEVERVMSMVDSVLLVVDAMDGPMPQTRFVTKKAFAHGLKPIVVINKVDRPGARPDWVVDQVFDLFVNLDATDEQLDFPIVYASALNGIAGLDHEDMAEDMTPLYQTIVDRVPAPNVDLDGPLQMQISQLDYNNYVGVIGIGRIKRGKVKPNQQITIIDSEGKTRNGKVGKVLTHLGLERIESDVAEAGDIIAITGLGELNISDTICDPQNVEALPALSVDEPTVTMFFNVNTSPFCGKEGKYVTSRQILDRLKKELVHNVALRVEETPDADAFRVSGRGELHLSVLIENMRREGFEMAVSRPKVIFREIDGRKQEPFENVTLDVEEQHQGSVMQALGERKGDLKNMNPDGKGRVRLDYVIPSRGLIGFRSEFMTMTSGTGLLYSTFSHYDDVRAGEVGQRQNGVLISNGQGKAVAFALFSLQDRGKLFLGHGAEVYEGQIIGIHSRSNDLTVNCLTGKKLTNMRASGTDEATTLVPAQKMTLEQALEFIDDDELVEVTPTSIRIRKRHLTENDRKRANRGPKED